A part of Cryptococcus neoformans var. grubii H99 chromosome 6, complete sequence genomic DNA contains:
- a CDS encoding NAD-binding Rossmann fold oxidoreductase, with product MPIAITPDTKLKLAVIGLGRIGAVRARILNHYAPKIHVVAACDSKPGSDVWAAENLPSHVQFFSDPEELFQKSGAQAVLISTATATHAPLVLRALELGYHVMCEKPIAVDIATTKQVVEAARAKPELKFLVPFCRRFDESNRALKKLVDAGELGDIHAVESWCLDAQDPTGFFVQFSAMSGGIFVDMGVHDIDIARYFLNVKKGLTNPKKQVNRVIAFGQTAVYHDLQKFGDADNGYGIVEFANGKILTSHIGRTLTNGHESSTRVFGTKGTAVVNAESPVNRVQLRDAHGVRSETTGDAFVLYQQSFVNDLDEFATCVLEDKPLSLQPEDALEASKIATALQYSFRNRVAVEFDDEGEPIMP from the exons ATGCCCATCGCTATTACTCCCGACACAAAGCTCAAGCTTGCCGTCATAGGCTTAGGTCGAATTGGTGCCGTTCGTGCCCGTATTCTCAACCACTACGCTCCTAAGATCCACGTGGTAGCCGCTTGCGACTCCAAACCCGGGTCTGACGTTTGGGCCGCTGAGAACTTGCCTTCCCATGTGCAGTTCTTTTCCGACCCAGAGGAGTTGTTCCAGAAAAGTGGTGCTCAAGCTGTCTTGATCTCTACGGCGACCGCTACTCATGctcctcttgttcttcgtgCTCTCGAGTTAGGCTAC CATGTTATGTGTGAGAAGCCCATCGCAGTGGACATCGCCACTACGAAGCAGGTCGTCGAAGCTGCCAGAGCCAAGCCTGAGCTCAAATTCTTGGTCCCCTTCTGCCGCCGAT TTGATGAGTCTAACCGAGCTCTCAAGAAGTTAGTCGACGCAGGAGAGCTGGGAGATATCCACGCCGTAGAATCTTGGTGCCTTGACGCCCAAGACCCCACAG GTTTCTTTGTCCAGTTCTCAGCTATGTCAGGCGGCATTTTTGTCGACATGGGTGTTCACGAC ATCGACATTGCCCGCTACTTCCTCAACGTGAAAAAAGGTCTGACTAACCCAAAGAAGCAAGTCAATAGGGTCATCGCATTTGGCCAGACCGCGGTCTATCATGATCTGCAGAAATTTGGGGATGCCGACAATGGTTACGGTATTGTTGAGTTTGCTAATGGGAAGATCCTTACTTCCCATATTGGACGAACTCTTACCAATGGACATGAGAGCTCCACCAGAGTTTTTGGTACCAAGGGTACAGCTGTAGTCAACGCT GAGTCTCCTGTAAACCGTGTTCAGCTGCGAGACGCCCATGGAGTGAGAAGTGAGACAAC TGGCGACGCCTTTGTTCTTTACCAACAATCCTTCGTCAATGACCTAGATGAGTTTGCCACCTGTGTATTGGAGGACAAAC CTTTATCCCTCCAACCTGAAGACGCCCTTGAGGCCAGCAAGATCGCCACCGCTCTACAGTACTCTTTCCGAAACAGGGTGGCTGTTGAGTTTGACGACGAAGGAGAGCCTATCATGCCTTGA
- a CDS encoding endosomal P24A protein: MPIMVLRYTLIALVTLLSLSSTAAFYLPGSAPRDYLEGEKIDVFVNTLTPMLNSKLKSLISYDYYDSRFHFCSPEGGAERQPESLGSILFGDRILSSPYEIRMLENSTCQKLCQASVPKDDAAFINQRIKEDYGLNLLIDGLPSSEMRRDSKTGETFLDAQGFSLGNHELNPDRPSLNNHYDIYIQYHMRDENHFRVVGVLVYPSTVNSMVAGSTEPDCFNNQPFYLSEENGNEFFYTYSVSFLESDIPWGLRWDAYLHVFDPRIHWFSLVNSLIIAGFLVFMVGMVLLRSISRDIHRYNAVDLSDEVQEDYGWKLVHGEVFRLPQRPMLLSVMVGNGIHLIMMCIVTLVFALFGFLSPSNRGSLATVLLICWTLFGCVSGYASARTYTTLGGEQWKTNLILTAVLFPTVVFTIIGMLNFFLIFASASGAVPFGTILAVLLLWFLISAPLSIGGYFYGMRHGAFINPVRVASIPRQIPPKPWYLSTWPAAILGGILPFGAAFVELYFVLSSLFGNRAYYAFGFLFLTFIIVALTTATVTVLFIYFLLCAEEYRWHWRAFLIGGGSAFWLFAYGVWYWASRLYLNGFTSVVLYFGYLFLVSLLDFLVGGSIGYVATYFMLRRLYTSIRVD; this comes from the exons ATGCCCATAATGGTCCTCCGCTACACCCTCATCGCCCTGGTGACGCTTTTGTCACTTTCTTCAACAGCTGCATTCTACCTTCCAGGTTCTGCCCCACGCGATTACCttgaaggggagaagattgaTGTTTTTGTAAACACGCTTACTCCTATGCTCAACTCCAAGCTCAAGTCACTCATATCATACGACTATTATGATAGTCGCTTCCACTTCTGCTCACCTGAAGGAGGTGCCGAGAGGCAACCTGAAAGTCTGGGTTCGATTCTCTTTGGCGACCGAATTCTCTCGTCTCCTTACGAGATTCGAATGCTGGAGAATTCAACTTGTCAAAAGTTGTGCCAAGCTAGTGTGCCAAAAGACGATGCGGCATTTATCAACCAGAGAATCAAGGAGGATTACGGGTTGAACTTGCTTATTGACGGACTGCCGAGCAGtgagatgaggagggatAGCAAGACCGGAGAGACGTTCTTGGATGCGCAGGGATTCAGTTTGGGTAACCATGAGCTCAACCCGGACAGACCTTCTTTGAACAACCACTATGACATCTACATCCAATATCACATGCGTGATGAGAACCACTTTAGGGTGGTTGGCGTTCTCGTCTACCCAAGCACTGTCAATTCTATGGTTGCTGGGTCGACTGAGCCCGACTGTTTCAACAATCAACCGTTCTATCTTTCCGAAGAAAATGGCAACGAGTTCTTTTACACCTATTCTGTATCTTTCCTCGAAAGTGATATCCCTTGGGGCCTTCGATGGGACGCTTATCTTCACGTCTTTGATCCCAGGATCCACTGGTTCAGTTTGGTCAACTCCCTTATCATTGCGGGCTTCCTCGTTTTCATGGTCGGCATGGTCCTTTTACGATCTATTTCACGTGACATCCACCGTTACAACGCCGTTGACCTGTCTGACGAGGTTCAAGAAGATTACGGATGGAAGCTCGTTCACGGCGAGGTCTTCCGACTTCCCCAGCGACCCATGTTGCTTTCCGTCATGGTCGGCAACGGTATCCACCTCATCATGATGTGCATCGTCACTCTTGTCTTTGCGCTCTTTGGgtttctctctccatccaaCCGAGGCTCTCTTGCCACCGTCCTTCTCATCTGCTGGACACTCTTCGGTTGTGTCTCAGGTTACGCTTCTGCCCGAACTTACACCACTCTCGGTGGGGAACAATGGAAGAccaacctcatcctcactgcCGTCCTCTTTCCTACCGTTGttttcaccatcatcgGCATGCTCaactttttcctcatcttcgcttcGGCTTCGGGTGCTGTGCCATTCGGTACCATCCTCGCCGTCTTGCTCTTATGGTTCCTCATCTCTGCACCCTTGTCGATTGGAGGCTACTTCTACGGTATGAGGCACGGCGCCTTTATCAACCCCGTTCGAGTCGCTTCCATTCCACGACAAATCCCTCCCAAGCCATGGTATCTGTCCACTTGGCCTGCCGCTATCCTCGGAGGTATCCTTCCCTTCGGCGCTGCATTTGTCGAGCTCTATTTtgttctttcctctctgTTCGGTAACCGAGCCTATTACGCTTTCggctttctcttcctcactttTATCATCGTCGCTTTAACTACTGCCACTGTCACTGTCCTCTTTATCTATTTCTTACTCTGCGCAGAGGAGTACAGATGGCACTGGAGGGCGTTTCTGATTGGAGGTGGTTCAGCGTTTTGGCTGTTCGCTTACGGTGTGTGGTACTGGGCTTCGAGACTGTATTTGAATGGGTTCACAAGTGTGGTGCTCTACTTTGGCTACCT ATTCCTAGTCTCCCTCCTTGATTTCCTTGTTGGAGGTTCAATAGGTTATGTGGCGACATACTTCATGTTGAGAAGGCTCTATACGTCAATTAGAGTGGATTAA
- a CDS encoding phosphoric monoester hydrolase — MATLHQYSPPPESDPDHEQEEHLTLPLYSEPHRPPALHHRPSFLDEIVPLPSPSHFTPVGKDPRTHALRRSMSVAIIGIFMLAVIFMASTESRSTAKDAAAELKGVFGIGSVAELGEIIADNLGLDDGEQSTTDDEGLAAEAGENSSTRPKIDFDMFRMIKSVDHKDLDLSSGHRVIFVGDVHSSYDPLQRLMSKLQYDDTSDVLFHVGDLLAKGPKPEQVLQWMREHKVRGVRGNHDQPVIQWRTWMEWAGGVEWEAYMDLLSTKEGEEAIHILGKDKKKYPDGWIWKGEHWNIARQISKESYEYLTNLSLILHFPSLHAFVVHGGLLPSNPLRSSFDASQPLVEYSNTTLSPPYRKAEELAIVKSIIQNTIPYNIYNMRSVFTKGPNKGQVTKSSTKGTPWSEVWNKEMKRCKGPGAWTTQDEGDEWQVEQEQVDDVQLENEEELDETVKRQKPGTPEAEKQKSAKKKLKCSPVTVIYGHAAGRGLDIKPFSKGIDTGCVYGRQLTALVLGDTTGLDGQSVRVGDHKGVLVSVDCGKHGT; from the exons ATGGCAACACTCCATCAGTACTCCCCCCCACCCGAATCTGACCCCGACCACGAACAAGAGGAACACCTCACATTGCCGCTATATTCTGAACCTCATCGCCCACCGGCTCTCCACCACAGGCCATCTTTCCTAGACGAGATTGttccccttccatctccttcacaTTTCACCCCAGTAGGCAAAGATCCTCGAACTCATGCATTGCGAAGGTCAATGTCAGTGGCAATCATTGGTATCTTCATGCTGGCAGTCATCTTCATGGCGTCAACCGAATCAAGATCAACCGCGAAGGACGCAGCAGCAGAGCTCAAGGGGGTCTTTGGGATAGGGAGCGTAGCAGAACTTGGAGAAATCATTGCTGATAATTTGGGTCTGGATGATGGGGAGCAGAGCACCACTGATGACGAGGGTTTGGCTGCGGAGGCAGGAGAGAATTCGAGTACTCGGCCGAAGATTG ACTTTGACATGTTCAGGATGATAAAGTCTGTTGATCACAAAGACCTCGACCTTTCGTCTGGTCACCGAGTGATTTTCGTTGGCGATGTACACAGTTCCTACGATCCTCTCCAAAGACTCATGTCAAAGCTTCAGTATGACGATACTAGTGacgtcctcttccatgTCGGAGACCTCCTCGCAAAAGGTCCCAAACCAGAACAAGTATTGCAATGGATGAGAGAGCACAAAGTTAGGGGTGTGAGAGGCAATCACGATCAGCCTGTGATTCAATGGCGAACGTGGATGGAATGGGCCGGAGGCGTGGAGTGGGAGGCTTACATGGACTTGTTATCCaccaaggaaggagaggaagctATCCATATTCTGGGTAAGGACAAGAAAAAATATCCAGATGGTTGGATTTGGAAGGGGGAGCACTGGAATATCGCGAG ACAAATTTCGAAAGAATCATACGAATACCTCACCAATCTTTCACTCATCCTTcacttcccttcccttcatGCTTTCGTTGTCCACGGAGgtcttctcccctcaaATCCTCTCCGATCTTCATTCGATGCTTCCCAACCACTTGTCGAATATTCCAACACCactctctctcccccatACCGTAAAGCCGAAGAGCTAGCGATCGTGAAGAGCATCATCCAAAACACTATTCCGTACAATATCTACAATATGCGGTCAGTGTTCACTAAAGGTCCTAACAAGGGCCAAGTCACCAAATCCTCTACAAAAGGTACACCATGGAGTGAAGTTTGGAATAAGGAGATGAAGCGGTGTAAAGGCCCCGGCGCTTGGACGACACAGGATGAGGGTGATGAATGGCAAGTGGAGCAAGAGCAAGTGGATGATGTGCAGCTGGAAAATGAGGAGGAACTCGATGAGACTGTGAAGAGACAGAAGCCCGGTACGCCCGAGGCGGAGAAGCAAAAGTCTgcaaagaaaaagttgAAGTGTTCACCTGTGACTGTCATCTACGGCCATGCCG CTGGAAGAGGGCTGGACATTAAACCGTTCAGTAAAGGAATCGACACGGGATGCGTT TATGGCCGACAGCTTACTGCGTTGGTCTTGGGAGACACTACCGGTCTTGATGGTCAATCTGTCCGCGTGGGGGACCACAAGGGGGTCCTTGTTAGCGTTGATTGCGGAAAGCATGGGACTTAG
- a CDS encoding endoplasmic reticulum protein, whose amino-acid sequence MTAPTPVTLVGATGLTGSHSLNCLLTSPHAFSIDALTRRPLSDTPSAVNPLTKLTTRLYNSLFDAPTDKDALVQQGGIYVSCLGTTRANAGGTVEQEKLDLGLNKDLATRAKKDGASTLILVSTLGAASSSYFFYPRMKGQLEDAVKALDFDHTVILQPALLLGDRAEPRGISEIVLKGVIRGIRKVGLSMDSLAVEGADIGACIAHLAANPPSEKILTIGDHEIIAYAKQYRAAQTQSSN is encoded by the exons ATGACGGCCCCCACTCCTGTTACTCTTGTTGGAGCGACTGGTCTTACAGGCTCGCATTCTCTCAACTGCCTCCTCACCTCTCCTCACGCCTTCTCTATCGATGCTCTTACTCGTCGTCCGCTTTCCGACACTCCGTCAGCGGTCAATCCTCTCACCAAACTCACCACTCGTCTCTACAACTCACTCTTTGACGCTCCCACCGATAAGGATGCTCTTGTCCAACAGGGCGGTATCTATGTGTCCTGTCTTGGTACGACCAGGGCTAACGCCGGTGGAACTGTGGAGCAGGAAAAGTTGGATTTGGGTTTGAACAAGGATTTGGCTACTCGTGCTAAAAAGGATGGCGCCAGTACA TTGATCCTCGTTTCAACTCTTGGagccgcctcttcctcttacTTTTTCTACCCTCGCATGAAAGGTCAGCTCGAAGATGCCGTGAAAGCCCTTGACTTTGATCACACCGTCATTCTTCAGCCTGCTCTCTTACTTGGCGACAGGGCGGAGCCGAGAGGAATCTCAGAGATTGTTTTGAAAGGTGTGATCAGGGGAATCAGGAAGGTTGGACTGTCAATGGATAGTCTGGCTGTCGAGGGCGCGGA TATTGGTGCCTGTATCGCCCACCTTGCCGCCAACCCTCCCAGCGAGAAGATTTTGACCATTGGGGACCACGAAATTATCGCTTACGCTAAGCAGTACCGCGCTGCGCAGACTCAAAGCTCGAATTAA
- a CDS encoding AP-3 complex subunit delta-1, whose amino-acid sequence MFERTLQDLIRGLRAHKGASKAQEDVFIAEAMTEIRDELKGKDMALKAEAIIKMCYLMMLYPIPPPAGFAFHVVEVMSSPRYHLKQLGYLAAPMAFSGDIEEIVLTVNGIKKDLLSPHVPLPPLPLTALPHLLSLSPSLSTSLHPDLLHLLTHSSPRIRKRAVLCLLPCWEAFPEGLREGFPRLRGRLQDEDQGVVGATVGVVMELARRQGGKNYLPLAPELFGILTGSSNNWMLIKVVKLFAILTPLEPRLVRKLLPPITTLISNTSAISLLYECVRTCIVGGMLNPDRPEADALARVCVEKLGGYLRDEGGDQNLRYIALLAMVKIIPTHPQLVAEYQDEVLQSLNDPDVSIRMRALELATNMVDPNNLQTIADTLLSHLAPAAPVLPSAAASLAAIASSSGTSHNAPPSLSPAYRHLLSTRLLGILSHNTYANVTDFEWILSVLVDVAYVSRVNVGQDIKRMILDVVARVKSVRNYAVSVLEKVLGDDDFKERIGDDNESADGLIEAAVWVCGEYPSELSSPLSAISNLLSPSTSTTIISLSIQAVAKIFGYYCTTAASSWSGDKFEETKALVTSIDKGLAEVERNAKGDMEVVERVGEIKGLLGFVKADLEHYVQPQSTIRRDSGSSIPELEGGFEAEAKQTNQDDPPYPKSLYIFPPLSTSHPLNAVASYAQSSIRIPDGLDLDTDLVPGGGWPEDIEEIDESEEEREKGIFNLGEGGGEGMEELRRVLREGRKKKKGKKGEEGEDKVERERRRAARRAKHKNDPYYLYDKEDEDVDNIPIVKLDDSELPHDTTDPSSRSKPKSRQKKKAPPEFDRTGELPEGVSALQIRTPSSRLSPSASRMNSTTGLAAMDLSASGSMNKPVSRSSSRFEEYKLDEEEGLSNAMSQVGFERNGEEDVPVASVPEVQVVKVKRKKKTGEKKKMKEGKRESPAE is encoded by the exons ATGTTCGAGAGGACGCTTCAGGACCTCATCAGAGGCCTGCGTGCCCACAAGGGTGCCTCGAAGGCCCAGGAAGATGTCTTCATCGCGGAGGCCATGACGGAGATACGCGACGAGCtcaagggcaaggacaTGGCGCTCAAGGCGGAAGCTATCATTAAGATGTGCTAC TTGATGATGCTTTACCCTATTCCGCCGCCGGCAGGGTTCGCCTTCCATGTCGTAGAGGTTATGAGCTCTCCGAGATATCATCTCAAAC AGCTGGGATATCTTGCTGCACCTATGGCCTTCTCTGGAGATATTGAAGAAATTGTCCTTACGGTTAACGGCATCAAAAAG GATCTTCTATCACCTCATGTTCCTCTACCTCCCCTACCACTCACAGCCCTTCCACACCTCCtatctctctccccttcATTATCAACCTCATTGCATCCcgacctcctccatctACTCAcccactcttctccacgTATCCGCAAACGAGCAGTTCTGTGCCTATTACCGTGCTGGGAAGCGTTCCCCGAAGGTTTGCGCGAGGGCTTCCCAAGATTAAGAGGAAGGCTGCAGGATGAGGACCAGGGTGTAGTGGGCGCAACTGTGGGTGTTGTAATGGAGTTGGCTAGGAGACAGGGCGGGAAGAACTACTTGCCCTTAGCACCCGAGTTGTTCGGGATCTTGACTGGAAGTAGCAATAACTGGATGCTTATCAAGGTTGTCAAGCTG TTCGCCATATTAACACCCCTAGAGCCTCGATTGGTCCgaaagcttcttcctcctatcACCACACTCATCTCCAACACCTCTGCTATATCCTTATTATACGAATGTGTGCGAACGTGCATCGTGGGTGGCATGCTGAACCCAGATAGACCAGAGGCAGATGCCCTTGCAAGAGTATGTGTGGAGAAGCTCGGAGGCTATCTGAGGGACGAGGGAGGTGACCAAAATT TGAGATACATTGCCTTGTTAGCAATGGTTAAAATTATTCCAACCCACCCACAGTTGGTCGCAGAGTACCAAGACGAGGTTCTACAGAGTTTGAATGACCCCGACGTGTCTATCCGAATGCGAGCTCTAGAGCTCGCTACGAACATG GTCGATCCCAATAACCTCCAAACAATAGCAGACACACTTTTGTCTCACCTTGCACCTGCCGCCCCAGTACTGCCATCAGCTGCCGCATCCCTGGCAGCTATCGCTTCCTCATCTGGCACGTCTCATAACGCCCCACCGTCTCTCTCGCCTGCATACCgtcatctcctctccactcGCTTACTAGGCATTCTTTCCCACAACACCTATGCCAACGTAACGGATTTTGAATGGATCCTCAGTGTGTTGGTGGACGTAGCGTACGTCTCAAGAGTAAACGTTGGACAGGATATCAAGAGGATGATTTTGGATGTGGTTGCCAGAGTGAAAAGTGTTCGGAACTATGCCGTGTCTGTCTTGGAAAAGGTGTTGGGAGATGACGACTTTAAAGAAAGGATAGGCGACGATAATGAAAGTGCCGATGGCCTTATTGAAGCTGCCGTCTGGGTCTGCGGCGAATACCCTTCGGAACTATCATCACCTCTTTCTGCGATTTCTAATCTCCTTTCACCCTCTACCTCGACCACTATCATATCCCTTTCTATACAAGCAGTCGCCAAGATCTTCGGTTATTACTGCACAactgctgcttcttcttggtctGGAGATAAGTTTGAAGAGACTAAGGCGCTGGTAACGAGTATTGACAAAGGTCTGGCTGAGGTTGAGCGAAATGCAAAGGGAGACATGGAAGTTGTCGAACGAGTTGGCGAGATCAAGGGTTTACTAGGATTTGTCAAAGCTGATCTCGAGCACTATGTCCAACCTCAGAGTACGATTCGCAGGGATAGCGGGTCTTCTATCCCTGAGCTGGAGGGAGGGTTTGAGGCCGAAGCAAAGCAAACTAATCAGGATGATCCACCATACCCGAAATCGCTCTACATCTTCCCACCCCTATCCACATCCCATCCTTTAAATGCAGTCGCTTCCTACGCACAATCATCAATCCGTATACCAGACGGGCTCGATCTAGATACCGACCTTGTCCCAGGCGGTGGGTGGCCAGAGGATATTGAAGAAATTGACGaaagcgaggaagaaagagagaagggtaTATTCAATctgggagaaggtggtggggaagggatggaagagctgaGGAGGGTATTAAGAgagggcagaaagaagaagaagggaaagaagggcgaagaaggcgaggataaggttgaaagagagagg CGGAGGGCAGCGAGACGGGCAAAGCATAAAAATGATCCATATTATCTTTATGAtaaagaggacgaggacgtGGACAACATTCCTATCGTCAAGCTCGACGATTCTGAGCTACCAC ACGACACTACAGATCCCTCATCTCGGTCAAAACCCAAGTcaaggcagaagaagaaagctcCACCTGAGTTCGACCGCACAGGCGAACTTCCTGAAGGCGTTTCTGCTCTCCAAATTCGAACACCGTCTTCCCGCCTGAGCCCATCCGCGTCGCGAATGAACTCCACTACAGGTTTGGCTGCCATGGATCTTTCCGCCTCGGGCTCTATGAACAAGCCTGTTTCAAGAAGTAGTAGCCGCTTCGAGGAGTATAAGctggatgaggaggaaggccTTTCAAATGCTATGTCACAAGTAGGCTTCGAGAGAAAtggtgaggaggatgtgCCTGTTGCCAGCGTGCCAGAGGTACAAGTTGTGAAGGTTaaacggaagaagaagacaggagagaagaagaaaatgaaggaaggaaaaagggagAGTCCAGCAGAATAG
- a CDS encoding cytoplasmic protein: MEDEQVPQLLVSTPEVGISSLPPARFERPQVPITLLTGYLGAGKSTLLQYILTASHGYRIAVCMNDFGDTTDIESKSLTMSDPNSSTTTSEFLSLPNGCLCCSVKDMGIAAIEDMVMKAPGGVDWVVVELTGLADPTPIVKSFWSNEEMGDLFLDGVVCVVDSRNVLKQLDGEKDYNEITECQKQVASADVILLNKIDLVSEEHLSKVERAVRELNATLRIHYTKNSQAPISELFHIRAFTNSVTPAIKEAPAALDDDHQHSSDCGHPHEGGELLPHRNARINTTLIPIPPLNLLQYNKLNTFLEFVLWSATFPASSKVAPEILRTKGYITLQDDRAFVLQGVADLFELKEVDRALDPEMEGKIVFIGKGVGEDLKRELQMWVGL, translated from the exons ATGGAAGACGAACAAGTACCTCA GCTTCTTGTATCAACTCCCGAAGTTGGGatatcatctcttcctcctgccaGATTCGAACGGCCGCAAGTGCCTATCACTCTCTTAACGGGGTATTTGGGCGCTGGCAAATCAACTTTGTTACAATATATTCTCACAGCCAGTCATGGATATCGCATAGCAGTTTGCATGAACG ATTTTGGCGATACGACAGATATCGAGTCTAAAAGCCTAACAATGTCTGATCCAAACTCTTCGACGACTACCTCTGAATTCCTCAGTCTACCGAATGGATGTCTTTGCTGTTCTGTCAAGGACATGGGTATAGCGGCAATTGAGGACATGGTCATGAAAGCTCCGGGTGGAGTCGACTGGGTTGTGGTCGAACTGACAGGCCTTGCAGACCCCA CTCCAATAGTTAAGTCCTTCTGGTCCAATGAGGAAATGGGGGATCTGTTCCTAGACGGAGTTGTCTGCGTGGTGGACAGCCGCAATGTACTAAAG CAATtagatggagagaaggattATAACGAAATTACGGAATGCCAAAA GCAAGTGGCTTCTGCAGACGTCATCCTCTTGAATAAAATCGACCTTGTGTCAGAAGAACATCTCTCTAAGGTGGAACGCGCTGTTCG AGAACTCAATGCAACTCTGAGAATACATTACACGAAGAACTCTCAAGCTCCCATTTCTGAGCTGTTCCATATACGGGCCTTTACCAATTCCGTTACTCCAGCTATCAAAGAAGCACCTGCGGCTCTGGACGATGATCATCAACACTCATCCGACTGCGGACATCCCCATGAAGGTGGAGAATTATTGCCTCATCGTAACGCCAGAATCAATACTACGCTTATTCCCATCCCACCACTCAATCTGCTTCAATATAACAAACTTAACACTTTCCTTGAATTCGTCCTCTGGTCGGCGACTTTTCCCGCTTCATCCAAAGTAGCACCGGAAATTTTACGGACCAAAGGTTATATCACACTTCAAGATGATAGAGCATTTGTTCTACAAGGGGTGGCAGACCTGTTTGAATTGAAAGAGGTGGACAGGGCTCTCGATCCTGAAATGGAGGGGAAGATTGTGTTCATAGGAAaaggagttggagaagatttgAAGAGAGAGTTACAAATGTGGGTCGGCTTGTAA